A region of the Geomonas subterranea genome:
TTCTTGAAGCGCAGGTTCTGCGAGGTGAGGGAGTCCTCGAGGTCGGTGGCGATCAGGTCCAGGGACCCTTCCACGGCCTTCTGGGTCTCGACCTCCATGACCAGGTGGGTCCCCCCCTGCAGGTCAAGACCCAGGTGGATCTTGTCCTTGGGAAGCAGCCCGCTCCACCATTTGGGGAGCGTGTCGACCAGGGTCGGCGTCAGGTAGACGCACGATGCGATGATGAAAATGAGGATAAGAGAAATGCGCCAGGTATAACCCTTCATGGGAAAAGCTCCTTTCGGAAAAATTCGATCAATGCACTAGTCCTGCTTCACAGACGCAATGTACCCTTTGTTGATCCTGACGTTGACGCCGGGAGCGATCTCCAGGGTGACCACCTGGTCGTCCAGTGCGGTCACCTTGCCGTGCATCCCGCCGGCGGTGACGACCTGATCGCCTTTTTTGAGCGCGTCCAGAAGCGCCCTGTGCTCCTTGGCCTTTTTCTGCTGCGGCCTGATGAGCAGGAAGTAGAAGATGGCGAACATGAAGACCAGGGGAATCAGCCCCTGGAACTGCGCCATCATCCCTCCGCCCGCCGGCGCGCCGCCCTGCGCGGGAGCAGCCATTGCAAACGCCAAACCTAACATTTAGTTACCTCCTGGGTTGTATTTCCATCCCTTATTGAATTCAAAGCTTCGAGTAAAGCTTCAGCTCGACCGTGTTAACCGTTTCCCCTCGCGGCGTAAAAATCCTGCCTGAACTTCACGAACTCGCCCCTGGCGATCGCCTCCCGGACCTCTTTCATGAGATTTAAGAAGAAGTGCAGGTTGTGCCAGCTGTTCAGCCGCGATGCCAGGATCTCCTGGCTGCGGTACAGGTGCCTGAGGTACGCCCTCGAGTAGTTGCGGCAGACATAGCAGCCGCAGGCGGGGTCGATGGGACCCTGGTCCTCGGCGTAGATGGCCGCCTTGATGTTGATCCTGCCGAAACTGGTGAAGAGCGCCCCGTTTCTGGCGTTCCTGGTGGGCATGACGCAGTCGAACATGTCAAAGCCGTTGTAGACCGCCTCGACCAGGTCCTCCGGGGCACCGATCCCCATGATGTAGCGCGGCGAGTTTTCCGGAAGGATATCGCTGCACTCCTGCATCATGCCGTGCATGATTTCCTTTTCCTCGCCCACCGACAGCCCCCCA
Encoded here:
- the yajC gene encoding preprotein translocase subunit YajC, which produces MLGLAFAMAAPAQGGAPAGGGMMAQFQGLIPLVFMFAIFYFLLIRPQQKKAKEHRALLDALKKGDQVVTAGGMHGKVTALDDQVVTLEIAPGVNVRINKGYIASVKQD